The segment GAATCACACGGGATGGGATATGAATCGTCAAAGACCCTCGGAAATAACCCGAAATGGCTGAAAGCCCATATGGACAGAACAATCAGGATGGTAAAACGAGATAAAAACCATGCCTCAATCATCATCTGGTCGCTTGGAAATGAGGCCGGAAATGGCAGTAATTTCTATGCCACATACGACTGGATCAAGCAGTTTGACAAGACCCGGCCGGTGCAGTATGAAAGAGCTGAACTCGACAGGAATACAGACATCTTCTGCCCGATGTATATGAAGGCTTCTGAAATGGAAGCCTATGCAAGAAAGTATACCGACAGACCCCTTATACAGTGTGAATATGCCCATTCAATGGGAAACAGCACCGGAGATTTCCAGGATTATTGGAATGTTATTGAAAAATACCCGATGCTTCAGGGCGGATTTATATGGGACTGGGTTGACCAGGGAATTGCACAGTACGATAAAAATGGTAATAAATACTGGGCATACGGTGGAGATTTCGGACCCAAGAATGTTCCGAGCGACAATAATTTCTGTGATAATGGTGTAATTTCAGCCGACAGGCGGCCGCATCCCGGTCTCTACGAGGTAAAGAAAGTGTATCAGAATATCAAATTCAGGGCAATTGATCTGAATGCAGGTCAGTTTGAAATCCGGAACGGTTATATTTTCACGAATTTGAGCAATTATGATTTCACTTACAGGATTGAAGAAAACGGAGTGCCTGTAAAAAGCGGTGCCATAAACCTGCAATCCGTGTTTCCGGGTGAAAAACAGGTTGTGAACATTCCTTACGACTTTGACTTAAAAAATGGCTGTGAGTACTTCCTTGTGATCCAGGCTGTACAAAAAACAGCGACCAATATGATACCAGCCGGCTATATTGTTGCTTATGAGCAATTCAAACTGCCATTCAATACGGTTACACCTGATATACGCACACCGGAAGGAAATATTGAATTAGCAAGCACAGCAAGCGGAATAACTCTTAAAGGAGCCGGTTTTTCGGTTACTTTTGACAGCCTGGGCTGGCTTTCAGGCTATATACTCAATGGCAAACAACTAATCCAGGCACCTCTGAAACCGAATTTCTGGCGCGCACCCATTGATAACGATTACGGAAATAACATGCCTGTGAGACTGAAAGTATGGAAGACAGCAGCTGAAAAAGTAAAAGTTGTTTATATCCGGTCCTCCATGATTACTCCATCTATTGCAGAAGTGCATGCATTATATGAGTTTCCCTCTGTGAAAGGTACCTGGGAAGCTAAATACAGGATCTTCAGCGACGGAAGAATTGAGGTATCACAATATTTCAACACTCCTGACCGCGGATTGCCGGAGATCCCCAGGATCGGGATGCGGATGAGGCTGAATAGCGATTATCAGAACATGCAATATTTCGGAAGAGGCCCGTGGGAAAATTACACTGACAGGAATACAGCTGCCCTGGTTTCAAAATACAGCGGGAAAGTAAGCGACCAGTTCTTCCTTTATGTTCGTCCGCAGGAAAACAATTATCATACGGATGTAAGATGGTTTTCATTGACCAACGATGCGGGTACCGGCCTTGTCATATCGGGTAAGCCTGTATTCTGCACGTCTGCGCTTAATAATCCGATTGAAGATTATGATGATTTGGATCAGAAAGATCAAAGGCACATTACCGACATTGTTCCCCGCGATTTTATTGAATGGTGCATCGATTACAGGCAGATGGGTGTTGGCGGTGACGACAGCTGGGGTGCAAGGCCTTTACCCAAGTATATGCTTTACCCAGGGGAATACAGTTATGAATTCACTATTTCCCCGGTTCAATAGCCGGTTAAGATAATAAAATCCCGGATCCGACCTCCGGGATTTTATTTTTGGGCTATTCATGAACATGTGTCGTCGTTTAACCCGAAATATTCGACAAATACCCGAATAAGCCGTTGTTTATTTCCCTAAATTGCTGCTTAATACATTAACCCTTAACATCACATTTTATATGAGATCAATTCAATATAAACTGGTATACATTCTGGCACTGGCCGGAATTATGCTTTCGGGCCTGAATGCACAGCAGAACCGTCCTGCAGCTCCGTCAAGGCCATCATTCAGAATGGGCCCCGTTATTATTTCGCCTGAAATTTTACCTGATAACAAAGTTACCTTCAGGTTGCTTGCCCCAAAAGCCAATGAAGTAACAGTGACCGGTGAATGGATGCAGGGTTTTAATGCCGGTGTACCGATGGTAAAAAATGATACCGGTTTATGGACTCTTACAGTAGGTCCTCTTAATCCTGAGCTTTATGCTTATAATTTTGTCGTAGACGGTGTAACTGCAGCTGATCCCAATAATGTCCAATTGCGGCGTGACGGATCGCGCTACCAGAATTTTTTCATTATTCCCGGAAAAGAATCGGATCTTTATTTTCAGAAAGAAAATGTAAGGCATGGAAATGTAGAAAAAGTATGGTATAAATCGGATGTATTAGGTATTAGCCGAAGGCTCTATGTATACACTCCGGCGGGATACAGCCAGAGTATGCAAAAATACCCTGTATTCTATCTGCTTCACGGGGCAGGCGGTGATGAAGATGCTTGGACGAACATGGGCCGTGCAGCACAGATCATGGATAACCTGATTGCACAAGGCAAAGCACAACCTATGATTGTTGTAATGACTAATGGAAACGCCAACCAGGCAGGAGCACAGAATGAAGTTCCCCAGAACAATGCACAAAGGCAGTTTTCAATGGCCGACTACCAGAAATATGCCGGAAAATTTGAAGAAAGCCTTGTGAAGGATGTGATTCCCTTTATTCAGGATAATTATAGAACGTATACCGACAAAAATCACCGTGCCATTGCCGGTCTTTCAATGGGCGGAATGCATACACAGACAATCACCCTGAATAACCCGGGCATGTTTGATTATATAGGAGTATTCAGTATGGGTCTTATGAATTTTGGAAATGCACAGGACCCGGAACAGTTAGCGAAAGAAAGAGATGAAAAAATCGAAGCGCTTAAGAAAAGCGATCCGAAAGTATACTGGATAGGATGCGGCAAGGAAGACTTTCTGTTCAACAGTGTTATTGACCTGAGAAACACTCTTGATAAACATAATTTTAAATATACTTACAGGGAGAGTACCGGAGGCCATACATGGGCCAACTGGAGGATTTATCTTTCGGAATTTGCACCCCTGTTGTTTAAATCAGATTATGAGTATAAGATAAAATCTGATTGGGCTAATTTCAGTCAGTTTGCTGAAGAAAACCAGAAACTCGGACCACCGGCAAAAGGTGAAAAGCGGGTTGTATTTATGGGCAATTCGATTACAATAGGATGGATTGGTGCATGTCCGGAATTCTTTGCAGGAAAATCCTATATTGACCGTGGAATCAGCGGACAGACAACACCGCAGATGCTTATCCGGTTCAGGCCCGATGTGATTAACCTGAAACCCGCTGCAGTTGTCATTCTTGCAGGTATCAATGATATCGCCGGCAACACTGGTCCGAGCACTCTCGAAATGATAGAAGATAACCTGGCAGGCATGACCGAAATGGCAAAAGCCAATGGCATAAAGGTGATTCTTTGCTCTGTGTTGCCCGCGTATGATTTTCCGTGGCGGCCGGGTATGGAACCCGCCGATAAGGTAGTTCAGCTCAACAATTGGATCAAATCATATGCCGCTGCCAACAACTGCATTTATGTCGACTATTACTCTAAAATGGTTGATGAGCGTAAAGGTCTTAAAGCAGAATACACCTATGACGGTGTTCACCCCAATAAGGCCGGTTACCAGGTAATGCAGCCTATTGTAGAAGAAGCTATCAAAAAAGCTCTTAAATAGTTTCAGCATATGAATAAATCCGCGATCTTGTTTGTATTGCTGGTCATCAGTGTTGGCGGATTAAAGGCGCAGGCTCCTCTCCCGCTCTACCCGGTGCCTTCCGCAGAACAACTGGCATGGCATGAAATGGAAATGAATGCTTTCATTCATTTCACTATCAATACCTTTACTGACCTCGAATGGGGAATGGGAAGCGAACCGGAAAGCTTATTCAATCCGGTTCAGGCCAATCCGGATCAATGGGTCCGGGCCCTTAGAGAGGCTGGTTTTAAAGGTGTGATCCTTACCTGCAAGCACCATGACGGGTTCTGCCTTTGGCCAAGCAAATATACCGAACATGACATCGCGAACAGTCCCTTTAAAAACGGCAAAGGAGATCTTGTTAAAGAAGTGTCCGATGCATGTAAAAAATATGGTTTGAAATTCGGCGTTTATCTATCCCCGTGGGACAGAAACCAGGTTACCTATGGAAAACCCGAATATATAACCTATTACAGAAACCAATTGACTGAGTTATTCACGCAATACGGGCCTGTATTTGAGATGTGGTTTGACGGGGCCAACGGGGGCACCGGTTATTATGGGGGCGCAAATGAACGCCGCACTATTGATGGTAAAACATATTATGACTGGCCTAACACCCTGCAAATGATCCGGAAAATGGAACCGGGGGTGATTTTCTTCAGTGATGCAGGACCGGGAGTGCGTTGGGTAGGCAATGAAAGCGGAATCGCCGGCGAGACCAACTGGTGCACTATAACTTCCGATACATTATATGCCGGTAAACCGGGTATTGAGAAATTACTTAATGAAGGTTCACCTCATGGCAAACAATGGATCCCTGCAGAGACCGACGTATCTATCCGGCCGGGCTGGTTCTGGCACGAAAAGGAGAACGACAAAGTTAAAAGCGCTGAGGAACTGTTTAATATTTACCTCACTTCGGTCGGGCGCGGTTCAACACTGCTGTTGAATGTACCGCCTGACCGGCGGGGACTGATTCATGAAATCGATGTGGAATCACTTCGGAATTTCAGGTTATTGCTTGACAGTGTTTTCAGGAATAATCTGGCTTTGAATGTCCCTGTTAAAGCCAGTTCATACAGGAACAACACCGATGAGTTTTCACCCGGTAAGATTGCTGACGGAAATAAAGACTCGTACTGGACAACAAACGATAATGTAACTAAAGGGTCAATCGAAATGGATCTGGATGGCAATAAGAAAATCAGTTATATTGTGCTTCAGGAATATATAAAACTTGGACAGCGAGTCAGTGAATTTTCTCTTGAAGCGTTTAACGGGTCAGAATGGATGCCTTTATACACAGGAACCACCATCGGGTATAAACGAATTATAAAGATTGACCCTGTTCCTGCATCCAAAATCAGGGTAAATATTCTTAAATCAAAGGCTTGCCCGGTTATTTCGAATGTGGAAGTATACTGAGAAATTTACGATTTACGATTTACGATTTACGATTTACGATTTGAGGCTACATGCATGCTTTCCAATCGTAAATCGTATATCTTCCAATCGTAAATACTAATTGAGTTTCTTCAGTGCCTCATTAATATTCTTTTCAATCCTTGCGTCTACATTGCTTATATCGGATCGCTGGAATTTTTCTCCGATAATGTTTTCATATAATTCAATGTAGCGTTCACTAACCTGGTTTACAAAATCTTCTGTCATTTCAGGCACTGTCTGTCCCTCTTTTCCCTGGAAGTTGTTTTCTATAAGCCACTGGCGAACGAATTCCTTTGACAGCTGTTTCTGTGCTTCGCCTTTCTTTAATCTTTCCTCATAACCATCGGCATAAAAATAACGGGATGAATCAGGAGTGTTGATTTCATCGATAAGGTATATTTTTCCATCTTTTTTACCGAATTCGTATTTAGTATCCACCAGGATTAATCCTTTGGAAAGAGCAATTTCGCTCCCTCTCTGAAATAATTTGCGGGTATAATCCTCCAGCAATTCGTAGTCACTTTTGTTGACAAGTCCCGATCTTATAATCTCTTCACGGGATATATCAAGATCATGACCTTCATCTGCCTTTGTTGTAGGCGTGATTATGGGTTGGGGAAACTTCTGGTTTTCAGCCATACCTTCGGGCATAGGTACGCCGCTCAGGCTTCTTTTGCCTGATTTGTATTCGCGCCATGCATGACCTGTAAGATATCCCCTGATAACCATTTCAACTTTGAAGGGAGTGGCAAAATGACCGATTGTAACCATGGGATCAGGACTGTCGATTTTCCAGTTCGGCACAATGTCGGCTGTAGCATCAAGGAAACGGGAGGCAATCTGGTTCAGAACCTGGCCTTTGTAGGGTATACCTTTAGGCAATACCACATCAAATGCCGAAATCCTGTCGGTTACAACCATAACCAGGTATTTACCCTGGATGTTATACACATCTCTTACTTTTCCAACATAGATCCCTTTTTGTCCGGGGAAACTGAAATTCGTCCTGGTAAGTGCTTTGCTCATGGTCTCTTTTTTATTGTTTAAGTTCCTTAATACAAATTTATTAAATTACTCTATTTGTTTCAAACAACAATATGAAACAAACTGAAACACTATGAAACAATATGAAACTACTTCAGGTTCTCATACGCGTTCACAATGTGGCGAACGAGGCGGTGGCGGATGATGTCACCTTTGTCAAATTCGATGATGGATATTCCTTTTATGTCTTTTAACAGACCAAGCGCTTTAAGCAGTCCCGAATGCTGCCTTTCAGGAAGGTCGATTTGTGTTATATCACCGGTTACAATGAATTTGGCATTTTTCCCCATACGGGTAAGAAACATTTTAAGCTGATTCACGGTTGTGTTCTGACCTTCGTCGAGTATTACAAAAGCATCCCCCAGTGTCCGGCCTCTCATATAAGCAAGAGGCGCAATTTCGATGATACCTTCCTCCATGTACCCTTCAAGTTTTTTAGGCGGAATCATATCATGCAGGGCATCATACAATGGCAACAAATACGGATCAAGCTTCTGTTTCAGATCACCGGGAAGAAAACCGAGTTTTTCACCGGCTTCGACTGCAGGCCTTGTCAATACAATACGTTTCACCTCCCTGTTACGAAGTGCTCTCACAGCCAGGGCAATTGCCGTATAGGTTTTACCCGATCCGGCGGGACCAATAGCAAAAATCAGGTCGTTCGAAGGATATTCTTCAACAAGCCGTTTTTGATTCGCTGAGCGAGCCTTAATAACCCGGCCATCATTTCCGAATATTAAAACATCCTGGTCATTTTCATTGAAATGGCGGAGTGAATCATCTTCCTGCATGATGATTTTTTCTACTTCATCTTCTGAAAGGCGGTTCCTCTGCTGAACATAATCCAGTAACTTGTCCACGTCGGTTTCAAACCGGCTGATCTCATCGGGATCGCCAAGCACTTTCAGTTCATAATCGCGGCCTATTACTTTTAGTTTGGGAAAGAATGATTTCAGCTTATCCAGGTTGCGGTTACCCGTGCCATAAAACGTTTGTGGATCAACCCCTTCCAAATATACAACCTTTTCGATCATTTAATTTGTTTAATATTTATACATTTGAAACATACAAAATAGTAGTATTTTTATCACAAAACCCAATTCAAATAACAAAAAAACAAGCAATCCGGATAAATGTCAATCATTACCATAACAAGTGACTGGAATTCCGATGATTTTTATACAGCGGCATTGAAAGGCAGAATTTTAAGTCTTTATGCGGATGCCCGTATTATTGACATTTCAAACCAGGTTCCGGCTTTTAACGTTGCTATCGCTGCGTTTCAACTAAAACACAGCTACAGGCATTTTCCCGCAGGAACAGTTCATATTATTGCTGTTAACAGTGAAAATATCGAACGCCCTGCTGTGGCTGTCAAAGCCAATGATCATTTTTTCGTAGGAAATGACAATGGCATCTTCGGGCTACTGCTTGAAGATGAACCTGAGGAAGTGGTTTCACTTGAGGTTTCAGGCATCAGTTCATTTCCCGAATTGGCAGTTTTTGCTGACGCCGCCTCTAAAATTGCTTCGTCTGGATCGTTGAAGAACGCGGGTAAACCTTACAAAGCGCTTTATAAACAGGTGCCCATGCTGCCTGCCATTGAAGAATCGGTTATTAATGGAAGTGTTATTTATATTGATTCCTATAAAAATGCAATAACCAATATCAGTCTTGAATTGTTTGAACGGATCGGGAAAGGCAGACAGTTTGAAATTTATGTGCAGAGCAATCATTACAAAATCAACCGGATCAATAAAAAATACGGCGAATCAACACTCGGAGAAATGCTGGCTTTATTCAA is part of the Bacteroidales bacterium genome and harbors:
- a CDS encoding glycoside hydrolase family 2 TIM barrel-domain containing protein, with product MKLIMKQLIAFVCLVLVCFTGNSQVIGPELEDPEITGVNNLPPHVWAIPFPDIKSFSNQKPLESPWCKVLNGNWKFFWSRNPLERPVDFYKQDYNVSSWKEIPVPSDWQMYGYDYPIYTNIQYPFHADPPMNVKDLNKPEMRDLQANENPSKANPPYIPKEFNPVGSYKYTFTVPSDWKGKRIVLHFDGVNSAAYYWLNGVKLGYSEDAKTPVEFDITDKLTAGDNTLAVEVYRWSDGSYLEDQDFFRLSGIERDVFIYATPKVHIYDYFVQTDLVNNYTDADLSVAVDLNNYLPNLAAGSYTLDMRLDDKNGKEVVASSQKVTISGKASTTVTFKENIKNPLKWTAETPDLYQLTLILKGGKETEVIGSKIGFREVEILNGRLCINGKPIYLKGVNRHEHDEKTGHVISEEGMLKDIELLRQFNVNAVRTCHYPNSPRWYELCDQYGIYLIDEANIESHGMGYESSKTLGNNPKWLKAHMDRTIRMVKRDKNHASIIIWSLGNEAGNGSNFYATYDWIKQFDKTRPVQYERAELDRNTDIFCPMYMKASEMEAYARKYTDRPLIQCEYAHSMGNSTGDFQDYWNVIEKYPMLQGGFIWDWVDQGIAQYDKNGNKYWAYGGDFGPKNVPSDNNFCDNGVISADRRPHPGLYEVKKVYQNIKFRAIDLNAGQFEIRNGYIFTNLSNYDFTYRIEENGVPVKSGAINLQSVFPGEKQVVNIPYDFDLKNGCEYFLVIQAVQKTATNMIPAGYIVAYEQFKLPFNTVTPDIRTPEGNIELASTASGITLKGAGFSVTFDSLGWLSGYILNGKQLIQAPLKPNFWRAPIDNDYGNNMPVRLKVWKTAAEKVKVVYIRSSMITPSIAEVHALYEFPSVKGTWEAKYRIFSDGRIEVSQYFNTPDRGLPEIPRIGMRMRLNSDYQNMQYFGRGPWENYTDRNTAALVSKYSGKVSDQFFLYVRPQENNYHTDVRWFSLTNDAGTGLVISGKPVFCTSALNNPIEDYDDLDQKDQRHITDIVPRDFIEWCIDYRQMGVGGDDSWGARPLPKYMLYPGEYSYEFTISPVQ
- a CDS encoding GDSL-type esterase/lipase family protein, translating into MRSIQYKLVYILALAGIMLSGLNAQQNRPAAPSRPSFRMGPVIISPEILPDNKVTFRLLAPKANEVTVTGEWMQGFNAGVPMVKNDTGLWTLTVGPLNPELYAYNFVVDGVTAADPNNVQLRRDGSRYQNFFIIPGKESDLYFQKENVRHGNVEKVWYKSDVLGISRRLYVYTPAGYSQSMQKYPVFYLLHGAGGDEDAWTNMGRAAQIMDNLIAQGKAQPMIVVMTNGNANQAGAQNEVPQNNAQRQFSMADYQKYAGKFEESLVKDVIPFIQDNYRTYTDKNHRAIAGLSMGGMHTQTITLNNPGMFDYIGVFSMGLMNFGNAQDPEQLAKERDEKIEALKKSDPKVYWIGCGKEDFLFNSVIDLRNTLDKHNFKYTYRESTGGHTWANWRIYLSEFAPLLFKSDYEYKIKSDWANFSQFAEENQKLGPPAKGEKRVVFMGNSITIGWIGACPEFFAGKSYIDRGISGQTTPQMLIRFRPDVINLKPAAVVILAGINDIAGNTGPSTLEMIEDNLAGMTEMAKANGIKVILCSVLPAYDFPWRPGMEPADKVVQLNNWIKSYAAANNCIYVDYYSKMVDERKGLKAEYTYDGVHPNKAGYQVMQPIVEEAIKKALK
- a CDS encoding alpha-L-fucosidase; protein product: MNKSAILFVLLVISVGGLKAQAPLPLYPVPSAEQLAWHEMEMNAFIHFTINTFTDLEWGMGSEPESLFNPVQANPDQWVRALREAGFKGVILTCKHHDGFCLWPSKYTEHDIANSPFKNGKGDLVKEVSDACKKYGLKFGVYLSPWDRNQVTYGKPEYITYYRNQLTELFTQYGPVFEMWFDGANGGTGYYGGANERRTIDGKTYYDWPNTLQMIRKMEPGVIFFSDAGPGVRWVGNESGIAGETNWCTITSDTLYAGKPGIEKLLNEGSPHGKQWIPAETDVSIRPGWFWHEKENDKVKSAEELFNIYLTSVGRGSTLLLNVPPDRRGLIHEIDVESLRNFRLLLDSVFRNNLALNVPVKASSYRNNTDEFSPGKIADGNKDSYWTTNDNVTKGSIEMDLDGNKKISYIVLQEYIKLGQRVSEFSLEAFNGSEWMPLYTGTTIGYKRIIKIDPVPASKIRVNILKSKACPVISNVEVY
- a CDS encoding phosphoribosylaminoimidazolesuccinocarboxamide synthase; translated protein: MSKALTRTNFSFPGQKGIYVGKVRDVYNIQGKYLVMVVTDRISAFDVVLPKGIPYKGQVLNQIASRFLDATADIVPNWKIDSPDPMVTIGHFATPFKVEMVIRGYLTGHAWREYKSGKRSLSGVPMPEGMAENQKFPQPIITPTTKADEGHDLDISREEIIRSGLVNKSDYELLEDYTRKLFQRGSEIALSKGLILVDTKYEFGKKDGKIYLIDEINTPDSSRYFYADGYEERLKKGEAQKQLSKEFVRQWLIENNFQGKEGQTVPEMTEDFVNQVSERYIELYENIIGEKFQRSDISNVDARIEKNINEALKKLN
- a CDS encoding PhoH family protein yields the protein MIEKVVYLEGVDPQTFYGTGNRNLDKLKSFFPKLKVIGRDYELKVLGDPDEISRFETDVDKLLDYVQQRNRLSEDEVEKIIMQEDDSLRHFNENDQDVLIFGNDGRVIKARSANQKRLVEEYPSNDLIFAIGPAGSGKTYTAIALAVRALRNREVKRIVLTRPAVEAGEKLGFLPGDLKQKLDPYLLPLYDALHDMIPPKKLEGYMEEGIIEIAPLAYMRGRTLGDAFVILDEGQNTTVNQLKMFLTRMGKNAKFIVTGDITQIDLPERQHSGLLKALGLLKDIKGISIIEFDKGDIIRHRLVRHIVNAYENLK
- a CDS encoding SAM-dependent chlorinase/fluorinase, which translates into the protein MSIITITSDWNSDDFYTAALKGRILSLYADARIIDISNQVPAFNVAIAAFQLKHSYRHFPAGTVHIIAVNSENIERPAVAVKANDHFFVGNDNGIFGLLLEDEPEEVVSLEVSGISSFPELAVFADAASKIASSGSLKNAGKPYKALYKQVPMLPAIEESVINGSVIYIDSYKNAITNISLELFERIGKGRQFEIYVQSNHYKINRINKKYGESTLGEMLALFNSIDLLEIAINRGNAADLLNLSLNSPVRIKFK